A genomic stretch from Sphingobacterium sp. ML3W includes:
- a CDS encoding DUF1572 family protein has translation MDNFLASSLKQFHEFKSLGDKTFAQLSDEHLFWQFNPSSNSIALIVKHLHGNMLSRWTDFLHSDGEKEGRDRDMEFENTEMNRAQLITLWNEGWDCLFQALESLNEQDLTKTIFIRGEGHTVLAAIHRQLAHYPYHVGQIVYIGKMCQDEQWTSLSIPKGKSADFNQEKFDQSKKV, from the coding sequence ATGGATAATTTTTTAGCAAGTAGCCTCAAGCAATTTCATGAATTCAAATCTTTGGGAGACAAGACCTTCGCTCAATTGAGTGATGAGCACTTGTTCTGGCAATTCAACCCATCCAGCAACAGTATTGCCCTCATTGTGAAACACCTCCATGGGAATATGCTTTCGCGTTGGACAGACTTTCTACATTCGGACGGTGAAAAAGAGGGAAGAGACCGCGATATGGAATTCGAAAATACCGAGATGAACAGAGCGCAACTGATCACGTTGTGGAACGAAGGTTGGGATTGTTTATTTCAAGCACTTGAATCTTTAAATGAGCAAGACCTGACGAAAACAATCTTTATCCGCGGAGAAGGACATACCGTATTAGCAGCTATCCACCGCCAACTTGCCCACTACCCTTATCACGTCGGTCAGATCGTTTACATCGGAAAAATGTGCCAGGATGAGCAATGGACTTCACTATCCATTCCAAAAGGAAAATCTGCAGATTTTAACCAGGAAAAATTTGATCAAAGCAAAAAAGTATAA
- a CDS encoding helix-turn-helix domain-containing protein — protein sequence MKNSIKIINNYEYKKLFLPDVSEHNLFNESKIQVYRIENYLRSILMPVIPYRTTFNFLIFVTKGSLTQHLESASYTLTEYQVINIKQGNITATLAISDDVEGFFVVYENEIVTDIELGINDIKFFNSHPFTTLKPHVANWIQQMLILLEEELFTEGRVMEVCISMMQCILLKVIKSDIETKAPMSRQLDIAFRFREYVQKFHIDHKNVLFYANLLHISENYLNKCVKEATNKPPKQWITEISILHSQILLQDATRDIAGIAFELKFQSPSYFTRLFKKITGYSPSDYRKHKFMAD from the coding sequence ATGAAAAATTCAATTAAGATCATCAACAATTACGAATATAAAAAGTTATTCTTACCTGATGTTTCTGAGCATAATCTATTTAACGAAAGTAAAATCCAGGTTTATCGAATTGAAAATTATCTGCGGAGCATTTTAATGCCCGTCATTCCTTATCGTACTACATTTAATTTTCTAATTTTCGTAACAAAAGGTTCCCTGACACAACACCTGGAATCAGCCTCCTATACACTGACTGAATACCAAGTCATCAATATCAAGCAAGGTAATATCACCGCAACGTTGGCGATCTCCGATGATGTTGAAGGTTTTTTTGTGGTTTATGAAAACGAAATTGTCACTGATATCGAACTTGGGATCAATGACATCAAATTTTTCAATTCCCATCCCTTCACTACGTTAAAGCCGCATGTTGCCAATTGGATTCAGCAAATGCTGATTCTTTTGGAGGAAGAGCTTTTTACCGAAGGTCGCGTGATGGAGGTATGTATCTCGATGATGCAGTGCATCTTATTGAAGGTCATCAAATCGGATATCGAAACCAAGGCACCGATGAGTAGACAACTAGATATTGCATTTCGCTTTCGTGAATATGTCCAAAAGTTCCATATTGACCATAAAAATGTATTGTTTTACGCCAATCTATTGCATATCTCCGAAAACTACCTGAACAAATGTGTGAAGGAGGCAACCAATAAGCCACCCAAGCAATGGATTACAGAAATCAGTATCCTGCATAGCCAGATCCTCTTGCAGGATGCCACGAGAGATATTGCGGGAATAGCGTTCGAGTTGAAGTTTCAATCGCCCTCCTATTTCACGAGACTATTTAAAAAAATCACCGGGTATTCACCCAGTGATTATCGCAAACATAAGTTTATGGCAGACTAA
- a CDS encoding DUF2490 domain-containing protein codes for MLKFRFINLFPIILLLGIHINTVYGQVSPPGLGKAKTASWSVLGLRRKLDSAGTKEALTYIGLGTKSTPDDSNPFHKQAIWVLNHEVYHKFAPNQQYSYALSYRRQNVYDETAPYHNEGVEQEFRLYGRYAYTFKLAERWKWKNTLRQEFRKFFTADFHKAEENFQFRTRLKSQVNFKISDKNKQELTLSAEGLFAISKLNKPEDAWSSFGYKETRLGFYYMTDIPKTPLRLDVGYMNDLIKGYDQVDFGVHYLAVDLIWNLPYHKH; via the coding sequence ATGTTGAAATTTCGTTTCATAAATCTATTCCCAATAATACTCTTATTGGGAATTCATATAAACACCGTATATGGGCAGGTAAGTCCGCCAGGGCTTGGTAAAGCCAAAACGGCCTCCTGGTCGGTGTTGGGCCTGCGACGCAAGTTGGACAGTGCCGGAACAAAGGAAGCACTGACCTATATCGGCCTGGGAACCAAAAGTACACCTGACGACTCCAATCCTTTTCATAAGCAGGCCATCTGGGTGTTGAATCATGAGGTCTATCACAAATTTGCGCCAAATCAGCAATATAGTTATGCGCTGAGCTACAGACGTCAAAATGTATATGATGAAACAGCACCCTACCACAATGAAGGAGTTGAACAGGAATTCCGATTGTATGGACGTTATGCGTATACTTTTAAGCTGGCTGAGCGCTGGAAATGGAAAAATACACTGCGGCAGGAGTTCCGGAAATTTTTTACTGCGGACTTTCACAAAGCGGAAGAGAATTTTCAGTTTAGAACCCGGCTGAAATCGCAGGTGAATTTTAAAATCTCCGATAAAAATAAGCAGGAACTGACATTGAGTGCCGAGGGGCTTTTTGCGATCAGTAAACTGAATAAACCGGAGGATGCTTGGTCGAGCTTTGGTTACAAGGAAACACGTTTGGGCTTTTATTACATGACAGATATTCCAAAGACGCCCCTACGACTGGATGTAGGCTACATGAATGATCTGATCAAGGGCTATGATCAAGTGGATTTTGGAGTACATTATCTGGCAGTTGACCTCATTTGGAACCTGCCTTACCATAAACATTAG
- a CDS encoding urea transporter has protein sequence MKNNILAFVKAFFKGFGQIMLQGNSWTGVLFIGAIIYDSALMGFAGILANLIGVITAKLMKFDEDHINDGLFGFNATLYGIALVFYFQANIWVWAALIIGSALTTILMGFALKKNIPVFTFPFIMITWIALYVLSIPELALRTVPEHFVDIEEMDDFLIEGHAFGQVIFQGSLVAGLIFFIGVFISKPIAALYASAAVIISVYISHHGHESTDMTNNGIFSFNAVLCGIALSGQRVRDGIYVLIAVIIATYFDHFLIHNGWTTLTFPFVVAMWAMEPVKRLDNWLVAKFSATAETS, from the coding sequence ATGAAAAATAACATCCTAGCTTTTGTTAAAGCTTTTTTTAAAGGATTTGGACAGATTATGTTACAGGGTAATAGCTGGACTGGTGTCCTGTTTATTGGGGCTATTATTTACGATTCCGCGCTCATGGGATTTGCGGGGATCCTTGCAAATCTGATCGGGGTAATAACGGCGAAATTGATGAAGTTTGATGAGGACCATATTAATGATGGGCTCTTTGGATTTAATGCCACATTATATGGGATTGCGCTCGTCTTTTATTTTCAGGCTAATATCTGGGTATGGGCTGCCTTGATCATCGGTTCTGCATTGACCACGATTTTAATGGGCTTTGCACTTAAGAAAAATATTCCTGTATTTACATTTCCTTTTATCATGATCACCTGGATTGCGCTATATGTATTGAGTATTCCAGAATTGGCTTTACGAACTGTTCCAGAACACTTTGTGGATATTGAGGAAATGGACGATTTCCTTATTGAGGGACATGCCTTTGGTCAGGTTATTTTTCAGGGTAGCTTAGTTGCGGGATTGATCTTTTTCATTGGTGTTTTTATCAGTAAGCCAATCGCGGCGTTATATGCTTCTGCAGCTGTAATTATTAGCGTTTATATATCGCATCATGGGCATGAATCAACCGATATGACCAATAATGGGATCTTTAGCTTCAATGCCGTTTTATGTGGGATTGCTTTGAGCGGGCAACGCGTCAGAGATGGTATTTATGTACTCATTGCGGTTATTATAGCAACCTATTTTGACCATTTCCTGATCCACAATGGTTGGACGACCCTAACGTTTCCTTTTGTGGTCGCGATGTGGGCAATGGAGCCTGTCAAACGATTAGACAATTGGTTGGTGGCTAAATTTTCTGCGACAGCGGAGACTTCCTAA
- a CDS encoding urease accessory protein UreD: MICSLAVKIAHREGKSFMKDAYVTQPFRIVPVGQYQKDNAAYLMIMSSSPGLLDGDDHQIKIDIAPGAKLQLQTQAYQRLFHMKGHSSQTMQVTLGEDSVFSYVPHPVVPQHSSHFLSHNIIHLASNCHLLLSEIVTCGRKMSGEEFQYNHFQNLTECYVNGRLVVKDNVLLQPDRMPIQGLGILEGYTHQGTLIYLNSNGLSPDEWIEAFYEKYGETKDVAFGISALQHDGFMVRVLGYGAEQLYLLFKEMQSALWEKLFLN, translated from the coding sequence ATGATTTGTTCTTTAGCCGTCAAAATAGCACATCGTGAAGGGAAATCCTTTATGAAGGATGCTTATGTCACTCAACCTTTTCGCATTGTACCTGTCGGTCAATATCAAAAAGACAATGCGGCTTATTTGATGATCATGAGTTCCTCACCGGGATTGTTGGATGGTGATGATCATCAGATCAAAATTGATATTGCGCCAGGAGCAAAGTTGCAGTTACAGACGCAGGCTTATCAGCGTCTGTTTCATATGAAGGGGCATTCTTCGCAGACAATGCAGGTGACTTTGGGTGAAGATTCTGTGTTTTCCTATGTTCCTCACCCGGTGGTGCCACAACATTCCTCCCATTTCTTGAGTCACAACATTATCCATCTTGCTTCCAATTGTCATCTACTGCTGAGTGAAATCGTGACCTGTGGAAGGAAAATGTCGGGGGAGGAATTTCAATACAATCATTTTCAGAACCTGACGGAATGTTATGTGAATGGTCGACTGGTTGTCAAAGATAATGTGCTGTTACAACCGGACCGTATGCCCATTCAGGGATTGGGCATTCTGGAAGGATATACACATCAAGGGACGCTGATCTATCTGAATAGTAATGGGTTAAGTCCAGATGAATGGATCGAAGCATTCTATGAGAAATATGGGGAAACCAAGGATGTTGCCTTTGGTATCAGCGCTTTGCAACATGACGGTTTTATGGTGCGGGTACTGGGCTATGGTGCCGAGCAGCTTTATCTTCTTTTTAAAGAAATGCAGAGCGCTTTATGGGAAAAATTATTCTTGAATTAA
- the ureG gene encoding urease accessory protein UreG → MENRKYVKIGVGGPVGSGKTALLERLSRRLVNELDLAVITNDIYTKEDAEYMAKNSLLPRERIIGVETGGCPHTAIREDASMNLEAVDELTSRFPDLELILIESGGDNLTSTYSPDLADITIFVIDVAEGEKMPRKGGPAITRSDLLLINKKDLAPYVGASLEVMEHDARMMRKGAPFLFSNLKTGDGLEEIVGWIKKYALLQDIEEPNLLR, encoded by the coding sequence ATGGAAAATAGAAAATATGTTAAGATCGGTGTCGGCGGTCCTGTGGGTTCCGGCAAAACAGCGTTATTGGAAAGATTGAGCAGACGTCTGGTAAATGAGTTAGATCTGGCGGTTATTACAAATGATATCTACACCAAAGAAGATGCGGAGTATATGGCGAAAAATAGCTTATTACCTCGCGAACGTATTATCGGTGTTGAAACAGGTGGTTGCCCACATACCGCGATACGTGAAGATGCGAGTATGAACCTGGAAGCTGTAGACGAACTGACTAGCCGTTTTCCCGATCTGGAACTTATTTTGATCGAAAGTGGGGGGGACAATCTAACTTCAACCTATAGCCCAGATTTGGCAGATATCACCATTTTCGTAATTGATGTCGCTGAGGGTGAAAAAATGCCACGTAAAGGTGGTCCCGCGATTACACGTTCGGATCTGTTATTGATCAACAAGAAAGACTTGGCGCCTTATGTGGGAGCGAGCTTGGAGGTCATGGAACATGATGCCCGTATGATGCGTAAAGGTGCTCCATTTTTGTTCTCCAATTTGAAAACTGGCGATGGTCTGGAAGAGATTGTGGGCTGGATCAAGAAATATGCATTGCTTCAAGATATTGAAGAACCTAATTTACTTCGTTAA
- a CDS encoding urease accessory protein UreF, producing MKNTFLGKLLHLADPTLPIGGFTHSNGLETYVQQGLVCDKATTDNYVRHNLWYNLKYNDAALMKLAYEATSSTDLNALIALDQECTALKSPKEIREASKKLGVRIYKIFSRYQQQDFVVAWGKLIQKKEVDSHYCLMYGMLASILEIPLEEALHGFYYNAAITMVTNAVKLVPLGQLDGQDVLFDLHDDILELCHETLAVERNLVGLCNIGFDIRCMQHERLYSRVYIS from the coding sequence ATGAAAAATACTTTTCTGGGCAAGTTGCTCCATCTCGCAGATCCGACTCTACCGATCGGTGGATTTACCCATTCAAATGGACTGGAAACCTATGTGCAGCAAGGCTTAGTCTGTGATAAAGCAACTACTGACAACTACGTGCGCCATAATTTATGGTACAATTTAAAGTATAACGATGCTGCCTTGATGAAATTGGCCTACGAGGCTACCTCCTCAACGGATTTAAATGCATTGATCGCTTTGGATCAGGAGTGTACAGCATTGAAGAGTCCAAAAGAGATCCGGGAAGCCAGTAAAAAACTGGGCGTACGCATTTACAAAATATTTAGCCGTTATCAACAACAGGATTTTGTTGTTGCCTGGGGCAAATTGATTCAGAAAAAGGAAGTGGATAGCCACTATTGCTTGATGTATGGTATGTTAGCTTCGATATTGGAAATTCCTTTGGAAGAAGCATTACATGGCTTTTATTACAATGCGGCCATCACCATGGTGACGAATGCCGTGAAACTCGTGCCGCTCGGACAGCTCGATGGTCAGGATGTTCTTTTTGACCTGCACGATGATATACTTGAGCTTTGTCACGAGACTTTAGCAGTTGAACGAAATTTAGTGGGGCTGTGCAATATCGGATTTGATATCCGCTGCATGCAACACGAACGATTATATTCTAGGGTTTATATATCTTAA
- a CDS encoding urease accessory protein UreE, with product MIITEITRNINREQTNKRHDLLSIEWYESTKRIQRLRTAEGMDIAVKLLGNTSCLQDGDILYEDEEKIVVVTIRPCEVIKVMAIDFLQIAFVSSEIGNKHLPLFVEANELLMPYERSMYEWLTKNGFDPICCMHQLLNPLHANVDPKHHQKLKFSTKNIPLFMKEQGDTGSAPTVASTNNE from the coding sequence ATGATTATCACAGAAATCACTAGGAATATCAATCGCGAGCAGACCAATAAGCGTCATGATCTGCTGTCGATTGAATGGTATGAATCCACCAAACGTATTCAACGTCTTCGTACAGCGGAGGGAATGGATATCGCTGTAAAATTATTGGGCAATACTTCCTGCTTGCAGGACGGCGATATCTTGTATGAAGATGAAGAAAAAATAGTTGTGGTTACCATCAGACCTTGTGAAGTTATCAAAGTGATGGCAATTGATTTCCTTCAGATTGCTTTTGTCAGCAGTGAAATCGGAAACAAACATTTGCCTCTATTCGTAGAGGCAAATGAATTGCTGATGCCTTACGAACGCTCCATGTACGAGTGGTTGACCAAAAATGGATTTGACCCTATATGCTGTATGCATCAGCTGCTGAATCCACTGCATGCAAACGTAGACCCGAAGCATCATCAAAAGTTGAAATTTTCGACAAAAAATATTCCCCTGTTCATGAAGGAGCAAGGGGATACTGGTTCAGCGCCGACGGTCGCATCAACAAACAATGAATAA
- the ureC gene encoding urease subunit alpha, with translation MSLKVSKVNYSAIFGPTSGDKIRLGDTDIIIEVEKDYAYYGDEAKFGGGKTVRDGMCQSSVHTRDEGTLDMVITDAIVIDHWGIVKGDIGIKDGKIVGVGRAGNPDTMDNITPNMIIGASTEVHGGSGYILTPGGIDTHIHYISPTQVETALYSGITTMIGGGTGPADGTNATTVTPGKWNIRRMMQAVEDLPMNFGFFGKGNVGTEQPIVEQIEAGALGVKIHEDWGATPATIDRALTVADKYDVQVAIHTDTLNEAGFLEDTIQAINGRVIHTFHTEGAGGGHAPDIIKSAMYPNVLPASTNPTRPFTKNTIDEHLDMLMVCHHLSKEIPEDVAFADSRIRPETIAAEDVLQDRGVFSIMSSDSQAMGRVGEVITRTWQTADKMRKQVGPLPEDEGKNNDNFRARRYVAKYTINPAIAHGISKYVGSIEPGKIADMVIWRPALFGAKPEMIIKGGMIIASKMGDANASIPTPQPIILRTMFGGLGKAVHNTCFNFVSKISFENGIKEEYGLAKGVLPVENCRNISKKDMIHNDATPEIIVNPENYEVSLDGEILRSQPVDTVSLGQLYFLF, from the coding sequence ATGAGTTTAAAAGTTAGCAAAGTAAATTATAGTGCCATCTTTGGTCCGACAAGTGGCGATAAAATCCGTTTAGGCGATACAGACATCATAATCGAAGTTGAAAAGGACTACGCTTATTATGGCGATGAAGCAAAATTTGGTGGTGGTAAGACCGTCCGTGACGGTATGTGTCAATCTTCGGTTCACACACGTGATGAAGGTACCTTGGACATGGTGATCACAGACGCTATCGTGATTGACCACTGGGGAATTGTGAAAGGTGATATCGGTATCAAGGATGGTAAGATTGTCGGTGTCGGCCGTGCTGGAAATCCAGATACGATGGATAATATTACACCAAATATGATTATTGGTGCTTCAACCGAAGTGCACGGCGGATCTGGCTATATCCTAACACCAGGTGGTATAGATACCCATATTCACTATATCAGCCCAACACAGGTCGAAACAGCCTTATACAGTGGTATTACCACCATGATCGGCGGTGGTACCGGTCCAGCGGACGGAACAAATGCAACCACCGTAACACCAGGAAAGTGGAATATCCGTCGTATGATGCAAGCGGTGGAAGATCTGCCGATGAACTTTGGCTTCTTTGGAAAAGGAAATGTGGGAACTGAACAACCTATTGTTGAGCAGATTGAAGCAGGAGCTTTGGGGGTTAAAATTCACGAAGACTGGGGAGCAACACCCGCAACAATTGATAGAGCATTAACGGTAGCTGATAAATACGATGTACAGGTTGCCATTCATACCGATACATTAAATGAAGCGGGTTTCTTGGAAGATACCATTCAGGCGATCAACGGTCGCGTAATCCATACCTTCCATACGGAAGGTGCCGGTGGTGGTCACGCTCCAGATATCATCAAATCGGCAATGTATCCAAATGTATTGCCAGCTTCCACAAATCCGACACGTCCATTTACAAAAAATACGATTGATGAGCACTTGGATATGTTGATGGTTTGTCACCACCTGAGTAAGGAAATTCCTGAGGATGTGGCTTTTGCCGATTCACGTATCCGTCCGGAGACAATCGCTGCTGAGGATGTATTGCAAGATCGTGGTGTATTCAGCATCATGAGCTCAGATTCACAGGCAATGGGTCGTGTAGGTGAGGTTATCACACGTACATGGCAGACAGCGGACAAAATGAGAAAACAAGTGGGGCCACTACCTGAAGACGAAGGAAAAAACAACGATAACTTCCGTGCACGTCGTTATGTCGCAAAATATACAATCAACCCAGCGATTGCACATGGTATCTCAAAATACGTAGGTTCTATCGAACCGGGTAAAATCGCGGATATGGTCATCTGGCGCCCAGCCTTGTTTGGTGCAAAACCGGAAATGATTATCAAAGGTGGTATGATCATCGCGTCCAAAATGGGGGATGCCAATGCATCCATTCCTACACCACAACCGATTATCTTACGTACAATGTTCGGTGGATTGGGAAAAGCAGTTCATAATACCTGTTTCAACTTTGTTTCCAAAATTTCATTCGAAAACGGCATTAAAGAGGAATATGGCTTAGCAAAAGGAGTACTTCCTGTAGAAAACTGTCGAAATATCTCCAAAAAAGATATGATCCACAACGATGCTACGCCCGAAATTATCGTTAATCCGGAGAACTATGAAGTAAGTCTGGATGGAGAAATTTTGCGTTCACAGCCGGTTGATACGGTTTCTTTGGGACAGTTGTATTTCTTGTTTTAA
- the ureA gene encoding urease subunit gamma, with protein MHLLPRETEKLLLHLAGELAKKRRARGLKLNYPESIALISSELLEAARDGRTVADLMQYGATLLTREDVMEGVPEMIHDVQIEATFPDGTKLVTVHNPIR; from the coding sequence ATGCATTTATTACCTAGAGAGACAGAGAAGCTATTGCTTCATCTTGCCGGTGAACTAGCGAAAAAACGTAGAGCTAGAGGACTTAAACTTAATTATCCGGAGTCTATTGCATTGATCAGCAGTGAGCTTCTGGAAGCTGCACGTGATGGCCGTACTGTGGCTGATTTAATGCAGTATGGCGCGACATTATTGACACGAGAAGATGTCATGGAAGGTGTGCCTGAAATGATTCACGATGTGCAGATTGAGGCGACTTTTCCGGATGGTACCAAATTGGTGACCGTTCATAATCCGATTCGATAA
- a CDS encoding TonB-dependent receptor: protein MKNTMKALAFALLASAVTPVAVYAQQSFMIFGKIQDENGNPILGVTLTLENQGQKISTTTNGEFAFTTATTFPVQLRAEAIGYKSQLILIDETTWNPKKGIRLMMGEGGRTLDEVLVTGRRNNSYLTNNMELGGKFAGKLKDLPQSVAVLSKEFIEDKQAFTTGALVQDLAGVTEASSYDDVVIRGFKSGYETGVRLVNGLRSGYGYGNSYYNSPLTINLENLEVLKGPGASLFGDIVPGGTINMTTKKPLEDFKGHVSFAAGSFETMRTTVDLGGPLDSAKRILYRFNAGYEDTKTFRDVNRQKRMMLAPSFTFKPAAGTTVDIDVVYNQFNGYLDRGMGIKENNFYALPRSFTLSQPSDFYNSKTFSFSGRLAQRLAENVSLNLSYMKSIYQEDVNEHRTLNTFADAPHNTIMNMRFFDRHGRDYTDNIVGYVKWDLPGDKIDHHIVAGIDFAQYRGDKENQLREARQQTVDGKVVPLTFDLNNPTYTTHDLTNYVWRTQVAYPFLSPYKTTGKYIQDQISIADRLKLIVGLRHEHYSSETIDGQNRFHATQNALLPRFGLTYGINKQINYFASYSQGFVPVGANFIQNYKDYGADKAFEAERSFQIETGLKTGFFKDQLQMDLSLFQIERRNMLIATGTINDSGLPEYRQSGKALSRGVELDVRGQLTKEFQVMANYTFNHTEVKASSVASEVGQALPGAPKNMASAWLKYVFSNTSLKGLGFGTGIYYVDSKRMDNSIGKDGEGNALWGQWPSYTTINAAAYYHIGAMKMALNLNNVFDKYYFLGGFDYTRAFAGAPRNMMVSIGYSF, encoded by the coding sequence ATGAAAAACACAATGAAAGCACTCGCTTTCGCATTATTGGCAAGTGCGGTCACACCAGTGGCTGTTTACGCCCAACAGAGCTTTATGATTTTTGGGAAGATCCAGGATGAAAACGGAAATCCAATTCTAGGAGTGACTTTGACACTTGAAAACCAGGGACAAAAGATAAGTACTACCACGAATGGCGAATTTGCTTTTACTACCGCGACAACTTTTCCGGTACAATTGCGTGCCGAAGCGATCGGCTATAAATCACAGCTTATTCTTATTGATGAGACTACCTGGAATCCGAAAAAAGGAATTCGACTCATGATGGGAGAGGGAGGGCGGACCTTGGATGAAGTATTGGTTACCGGCCGTCGTAATAATTCCTATTTGACCAACAACATGGAGTTGGGCGGTAAGTTCGCTGGAAAGCTGAAAGATCTACCACAATCTGTGGCTGTACTGAGTAAGGAGTTTATTGAAGATAAGCAAGCATTTACAACGGGAGCACTGGTGCAGGATCTGGCTGGTGTCACTGAGGCTTCATCTTATGATGATGTGGTGATCCGTGGTTTTAAAAGTGGTTATGAAACCGGAGTCCGTTTGGTGAACGGTCTACGTTCGGGCTATGGTTACGGCAATAGTTATTATAATTCCCCACTAACAATCAATCTCGAAAACCTGGAGGTGCTGAAAGGCCCTGGAGCTTCTCTATTTGGCGACATCGTACCTGGTGGCACCATCAATATGACGACGAAAAAGCCTTTGGAAGATTTTAAAGGTCATGTCAGTTTTGCTGCCGGAAGTTTTGAAACGATGCGCACTACAGTGGATCTGGGCGGTCCATTGGATAGTGCAAAACGAATTCTCTATCGATTTAATGCAGGGTATGAAGATACCAAAACCTTTCGTGATGTGAACCGTCAAAAACGGATGATGCTCGCACCCTCATTTACATTTAAGCCCGCTGCAGGAACAACCGTAGACATCGATGTGGTATACAATCAATTCAATGGTTATCTGGATCGGGGAATGGGAATAAAGGAAAATAACTTTTATGCCCTGCCACGTTCGTTTACTTTAAGTCAGCCTTCTGATTTCTATAATTCCAAGACTTTTTCATTTAGTGGACGATTGGCGCAAAGACTGGCAGAAAATGTGAGCCTGAACCTGAGCTATATGAAATCCATCTATCAGGAAGATGTCAACGAGCATCGTACGCTAAATACTTTTGCGGATGCCCCACATAACACCATCATGAATATGCGTTTCTTTGACCGTCATGGCCGGGATTATACCGACAATATCGTCGGATATGTCAAATGGGATCTACCAGGAGATAAAATTGACCACCATATCGTTGCTGGGATCGACTTCGCACAGTATCGTGGTGACAAAGAAAATCAGTTACGGGAAGCCAGACAGCAAACTGTGGATGGCAAAGTGGTGCCATTGACTTTTGACCTGAACAACCCGACCTATACAACGCATGATCTGACCAACTACGTCTGGCGTACACAGGTCGCTTATCCTTTTTTGAGTCCCTATAAAACGACCGGTAAATACATACAGGATCAGATCAGCATTGCGGATCGTCTGAAATTAATTGTGGGGTTGAGGCATGAACATTATTCTTCGGAAACTATTGATGGACAGAATCGCTTTCATGCTACACAAAATGCCTTGCTGCCCCGTTTCGGTCTGACTTATGGAATCAACAAGCAGATTAATTACTTCGCAAGCTACTCGCAGGGTTTTGTACCGGTAGGCGCTAATTTTATCCAGAACTATAAAGACTATGGTGCGGACAAAGCTTTTGAAGCTGAACGTAGTTTTCAAATTGAAACAGGGCTGAAAACGGGCTTTTTTAAGGATCAGCTGCAAATGGATCTTTCCTTGTTTCAGATCGAGCGTAGAAATATGCTTATTGCAACAGGGACAATCAATGACTCGGGATTACCGGAGTATAGACAATCTGGCAAAGCATTGTCGCGAGGAGTTGAGTTAGATGTCCGTGGACAGCTGACCAAAGAATTTCAGGTGATGGCAAATTATACGTTTAACCATACCGAAGTGAAGGCCTCTTCTGTTGCTTCTGAAGTCGGGCAGGCGCTACCGGGAGCACCTAAAAATATGGCCAGCGCCTGGTTAAAATATGTCTTCTCCAATACTTCTTTAAAAGGACTTGGCTTTGGTACCGGTATTTATTATGTTGATAGTAAACGCATGGACAATAGCATTGGGAAAGATGGCGAAGGAAATGCCCTTTGGGGACAATGGCCCTCTTATACGACAATTAATGCGGCGGCTTATTATCATATCGGTGCCATGAAAATGGCGCTTAACCTAAACAATGTATTTGATAAATACTATTTTTTAGGGGGATTTGATTATACACGTGCCTTTGCTGGGGCGCCAAGAAACATGATGGTTTCAATTGGTTATTCCTTTTAA